One stretch of Planococcus sp. PAMC 21323 DNA includes these proteins:
- a CDS encoding aspartate carbamoyltransferase catalytic subunit produces MPNLLSMNNLENDTIMSLLERAGQFQRGERAPIDGTVVNLFFEPSTRTKMSFEMAEHHMGLAVLPFETAFSSILKGETLYDTVKTMEAIGVGAVIIRHEEEAYYEQLKGCNVAVINGGDGSGQHPTQSLLDLMTIYQEFGRIKGIHVTIVGDIAHSRVAKSNAAALQQLGAKVSFICPEEWSGDYESSEYLDDFIETTDVVMMLRVQHERHAVSALFSKENYHEQYGLTIEREKKMKDDAIIMHPAPINRGVEIADCLVECERSRIFKQMANGVFIRMAVLEYALKGRD; encoded by the coding sequence TTGCCAAACTTACTATCTATGAACAACTTAGAAAACGACACAATTATGAGTTTGCTTGAGCGCGCTGGACAATTTCAGCGAGGTGAGAGAGCACCAATTGATGGAACAGTCGTCAATTTATTTTTCGAACCAAGCACAAGAACAAAAATGAGCTTTGAAATGGCAGAGCATCACATGGGACTCGCTGTGCTACCGTTTGAAACGGCCTTTTCCAGCATTTTAAAAGGTGAAACATTATACGATACAGTTAAAACAATGGAAGCCATTGGTGTAGGCGCAGTTATTATTCGTCACGAAGAAGAAGCGTATTATGAACAGTTGAAAGGCTGCAACGTGGCTGTGATAAACGGAGGAGATGGTTCAGGTCAACATCCGACTCAATCGCTTTTAGATTTAATGACCATTTACCAAGAGTTTGGTCGCATTAAAGGCATTCACGTTACCATTGTTGGAGATATCGCACATAGTCGTGTAGCAAAATCTAATGCAGCAGCACTTCAGCAATTAGGCGCGAAAGTAAGTTTTATATGCCCTGAAGAATGGAGCGGGGACTATGAATCCTCCGAGTATCTAGATGACTTTATTGAAACGACAGATGTAGTCATGATGCTTCGTGTCCAACATGAACGGCATGCAGTCTCAGCACTTTTTTCAAAAGAAAACTACCATGAGCAATATGGACTGACTATAGAACGAGAAAAGAAAATGAAAGACGATGCAATTATTATGCATCCTGCGCCAATCAATCGCGGAGTCGAAATTGCAGATTGTTTAGTCGAATGCGAACGCTCGCGAATTTTTAAACAAATGGCAAACGGAGTTTTTATTCGGATGGCAGTACTTGAATACGCATTGAAAGGGAGAGATTAA
- a CDS encoding solute carrier family 23 protein, which yields MSEAILDVHDKPKAGQWISLSLQHMFAMFGATILVPQLVGLSPAIALLTSGIATIIFILITQFKVPAYLGSSFAFIVPITIATKTGGIGSAMIGAMFVSLVYAIVALIIWKTGYQWLMKLLPPIVVGPVIIVIGLALSGTAVDMAMTIPVEGGSEYSLLHFSAAIVTLLTAIICNIYFKNIISLMPILIGIIVGYGYSAAIGIIDFTAIGEASWFAVPEFLIPGVDYSFQVTPTLLFVMVPIAIVTISEHIGHQLVLGKIVDRNYIKDPGLHRSILGDGIGTFISSLVGGPPKTTYGENIGVLAITKVFSVYVIIGAAVFAIAFSFFGKLMAVIETIPTAVLGGISILLFGIIASSGLRMLVDNNIDFGNNRNLVISSVILVIGIGGAKLEFSESFSIEGMALAAIVGVILNLVLPGMNKKELDDGT from the coding sequence TTGAGCGAAGCAATTTTAGATGTACATGATAAACCAAAAGCAGGACAATGGATCTCGCTAAGCTTACAGCATATGTTTGCGATGTTTGGTGCAACGATTTTAGTACCACAACTTGTCGGATTGAGCCCAGCGATTGCTTTACTAACAAGTGGAATCGCAACAATCATCTTCATCCTCATTACGCAATTTAAAGTTCCAGCTTACTTAGGCTCTTCATTTGCCTTTATCGTGCCAATCACCATTGCGACTAAAACAGGTGGAATCGGGTCAGCGATGATCGGTGCGATGTTTGTTTCACTCGTATACGCTATTGTCGCATTGATCATTTGGAAAACTGGTTATCAATGGCTGATGAAACTCTTACCACCGATTGTAGTAGGACCTGTAATCATTGTTATTGGTCTTGCCTTATCAGGTACAGCGGTAGATATGGCTATGACCATTCCAGTTGAAGGCGGATCGGAATACAGCCTGCTGCATTTCTCAGCAGCCATTGTCACATTGCTTACTGCAATCATTTGTAACATTTACTTTAAAAACATCATTTCATTAATGCCGATTTTAATCGGAATTATTGTCGGATACGGCTACTCAGCAGCCATTGGAATTATCGACTTTACGGCTATTGGTGAAGCAAGCTGGTTCGCAGTACCGGAATTTTTGATTCCTGGTGTGGATTATTCGTTTCAAGTAACTCCAACTTTACTGTTCGTCATGGTACCAATTGCCATCGTCACGATTTCTGAACACATTGGACATCAGCTAGTGTTAGGGAAAATTGTGGATCGAAATTACATAAAAGACCCTGGCTTGCACCGTTCCATTTTGGGAGACGGGATTGGAACTTTCATCTCGTCACTAGTTGGTGGTCCGCCGAAAACCACTTACGGTGAAAATATCGGAGTCCTTGCCATAACAAAAGTGTTCTCGGTATATGTTATTATAGGAGCTGCAGTGTTTGCCATCGCATTTTCTTTCTTCGGAAAGTTGATGGCCGTGATTGAAACAATCCCCACAGCTGTACTTGGCGGTATTTCAATCCTGCTGTTCGGAATTATCGCTTCATCGGGGTTACGGATGCTCGTGGACAATAACATCGATTTTGGCAACAACCGCAACTTAGTTATCTCGTCCGTGATCTTAGTAATTGGAATTGGCGGGGCGAAGCTTGAATTTAGCGAATCCTTCTCGATCGAGGGAATGGCACTTGCCGCAATTGTTGGTGTTATCTTGAACTTAGTGTTACCTGGAATGAATAAAAAAGAATTAGATGACGGAACTTAA